The following are from one region of the Candidatus Trichorickettsia mobilis genome:
- a CDS encoding PD-(D/E)XK nuclease family transposase: MGRKCFDDDIPCISYHPFVETTTGKQLLLTQSHIFIELPKLEKSGLTGSTLEWLEMFKEAAHLDSIPQVKNKNVLQAYRKLEQHNWSPEEKEAYIASKIDDDMEKNNLKHAEDKGREEGREEEKIKIARNLLESGLPFDLVIKTTGLSEEEVKNLETKIGDARQNTKPV; encoded by the coding sequence ATGGGTAGAAAATGCTTTGACGATGATATACCTTGTATCTCCTATCATCCGTTCGTCGAGACTACTACCGGTAAACAGCTTCTTTTAACCCAGTCACATATATTTATAGAACTTCCTAAGCTAGAGAAGTCGGGTTTAACCGGTTCTACCCTTGAGTGGCTGGAGATGTTTAAAGAAGCCGCTCATCTCGATTCCATACCACAGGTAAAAAATAAAAACGTCTTGCAAGCATATCGTAAACTAGAGCAACATAACTGGTCTCCTGAAGAGAAAGAAGCCTATATAGCCTCCAAGATAGACGATGATATGGAAAAAAACAACTTAAAACATGCAGAAGATAAAGGTAGAGAGGAAGGTAGAGAGGAAGAAAAAATAAAAATTGCCAGAAATTTATTAGAATCAGGGTTACCGTTCGACCTAGTCATAAAAACTACCGGTTTATCTGAAGAAGAAGTTAAAAATTTAGAAACTAAAATAGGTGATGCGCGTCAAAACACCAAACCTGTATAA
- the smpB gene encoding SsrA-binding protein SmpB, with product MTEYKKIIAQNKQALFNYFIEERFEAGIILKGSEVQSLRQGKGNITDSHATNAGNEIFLYNCHIAEYDKAHQFNHDSRRPRKLLLHTKEIKKIIGKVRVKGYTLIALSLYFNSKNIAKIELGLAKGKKLHDKRESIKAKDWQREQGKLMRRKL from the coding sequence ATGACTGAATATAAAAAAATTATTGCACAAAACAAACAAGCTTTATTTAATTATTTTATCGAAGAACGTTTTGAAGCCGGTATTATTTTAAAAGGCAGTGAAGTGCAATCCTTACGCCAAGGCAAAGGTAATATCACTGATAGCCACGCTACTAATGCCGGCAATGAAATATTTTTATATAATTGCCATATTGCGGAATATGATAAAGCTCATCAATTTAATCATGATTCACGCCGGCCACGCAAACTATTATTACATACGAAAGAAATTAAAAAAATTATCGGTAAAGTCAGAGTAAAAGGCTACACCCTGATTGCATTAAGCTTATATTTTAATAGTAAGAATATTGCTAAAATTGAGCTAGGACTAGCTAAAGGCAAAAAGCTGCATGATAAAAGAGAATCCATTAAAGCGAAGGATTGGCAAAGAGAACAAGGCAAATTAATGCGCCGCAAACTGTAA
- a CDS encoding virulence RhuM family protein: MQDNQLVIYQIENGEIRIEVQVYNESVWLSLNQMANIFGRDKSVISKHLKNIFKTEELDRHSTVAKFAIVQQEGEREIKRWVEYYNLDAILSVGYRVNSKRGIQFRQWASKILKDYLIQGYSVNKDKVIQDRLDQLRQTVEFTVNYPDQSEFSK, from the coding sequence ATGCAAGATAATCAGTTGGTTATTTATCAGATTGAAAATGGAGAGATCAGAATTGAGGTGCAGGTCTACAATGAATCTGTGTGGTTATCATTAAATCAAATGGCAAACATATTTGGGAGGGATAAATCAGTAATCTCAAAGCACCTAAAAAATATATTTAAAACAGAAGAACTGGATAGACATTCAACCGTTGCAAAATTTGCAATAGTTCAACAAGAAGGAGAGCGGGAAATAAAAAGATGGGTAGAATATTATAACCTAGATGCCATTTTATCCGTGGGGTACAGAGTAAACTCCAAGCGAGGAATTCAATTTAGACAATGGGCATCTAAAATATTGAAAGACTATCTTATCCAAGGATATAGCGTTAATAAAGACAAAGTAATCCAAGATAGATTGGATCAATTAAGACAAACAGTTGAATTTACTGTCAACTACCCTGATCAATCAGAATTTAGTAAATGA
- a CDS encoding MFS transporter translates to MRNLSKKDLSILIGNSLDHFDTTLYTLLAPHLAPLFFPNTDKTVQLIMAYSVLATSIFTRPLGAIIFGMIARRAPAQGLYYSLIGLAITTTMIGFLPDYNTIGWLAPTGLIIIRLAQGIFAEGETVIARLYILENKSDTKALQASYLYHSSTVFGIVFASAATWAVEVSPFTNAWRICFWGASCTGLIGYYLRRYSINKRDMLQVSAKINYLNLLSIIWKHKVIIVQIAAIINVSYLTYSIPFIIMNSFIPLITDIRASTMLALNTSLLIFDMLFIPICGKYAQKYPPALIMKNSCMVLAVTIIPLWYSLNHASLWYVTAVRLWIVIWGIMFLCPLNLWCKKLVNSPDQYLVVGIGNALASATVGRLTPVICLSLWHITNISLSIAFYIAVIIIGAIYVINRLTKKVQ, encoded by the coding sequence ATGCGCAACCTTAGCAAAAAAGACTTATCAATCTTGATCGGCAATAGTTTAGATCATTTTGACACTACTTTATATACTCTTCTAGCACCACATCTAGCTCCACTATTTTTTCCAAATACTGATAAAACAGTGCAATTAATAATGGCCTATTCTGTTCTCGCTACTTCGATTTTCACTAGACCATTGGGAGCGATAATTTTTGGTATGATTGCACGTCGTGCTCCAGCCCAAGGTTTATATTATTCTCTGATTGGTCTGGCGATCACTACTACTATGATTGGATTTCTACCTGATTACAACACTATCGGGTGGTTAGCGCCGACAGGCCTAATTATAATTAGGTTGGCTCAAGGTATTTTTGCAGAAGGAGAAACGGTTATTGCTAGATTATATATTCTGGAAAATAAATCTGATACTAAAGCACTACAAGCTTCATATCTTTATCATAGTTCCACTGTATTTGGTATAGTATTCGCTTCAGCTGCTACTTGGGCAGTAGAAGTATCACCATTCACAAATGCCTGGCGTATTTGTTTTTGGGGTGCTAGCTGCACTGGCTTGATTGGTTATTATCTAAGACGATATTCAATTAACAAGCGAGATATGTTACAAGTAAGTGCAAAAATCAACTACCTTAATCTCTTAAGTATAATTTGGAAACACAAAGTAATTATAGTACAAATTGCTGCGATCATTAATGTTTCTTATCTTACTTATTCAATACCATTTATTATAATGAACAGTTTTATCCCTTTAATTACAGATATTAGAGCAAGCACAATGTTAGCTCTTAATACTAGCTTATTAATCTTCGATATGCTATTCATCCCAATATGCGGAAAATATGCACAAAAATATCCTCCAGCGTTAATTATGAAGAATTCATGTATGGTGCTTGCAGTTACTATTATTCCGCTATGGTACAGTCTTAATCATGCTTCACTATGGTATGTTACAGCAGTACGTCTATGGATAGTAATCTGGGGGATCATGTTTTTATGTCCATTAAATCTTTGGTGTAAGAAATTAGTAAATTCACCAGACCAATATCTAGTAGTTGGTATTGGTAACGCTTTAGCTTCAGCAACTGTAGGGCGCCTTACTCCTGTAATCTGTTTATCTTTATGGCACATTACCAATATATCACTATCTATAGCATTCTACATTGCTGTAATTATTATAGGAGCTATCTATGTAATCAATAGACTCACAAAAAAAGTTCAATAG
- a CDS encoding CopG family ribbon-helix-helix protein codes for MKASNIVPVTVKLESNTKQRLEKLGRAKQRSTHWLLQQAVQQYLEIEEYEERLKQETLDRWQEALDGKLISNEKVQAWLGTWGTDNKTDSEE; via the coding sequence ATGAAAGCATCAAATATAGTACCGGTAACAGTAAAACTTGAATCAAATACCAAGCAGAGGCTAGAAAAGCTAGGGAGAGCAAAACAGCGCTCAACACATTGGTTGTTACAACAAGCAGTTCAGCAGTACTTGGAAATAGAAGAATACGAAGAGCGATTAAAACAAGAAACTTTGGATAGATGGCAAGAAGCTTTGGATGGAAAATTAATAAGTAACGAGAAAGTCCAAGCATGGCTTGGAACTTGGGGAACCGATAACAAAACAGATTCAGAAGAATGA
- a CDS encoding recombinase family protein, whose amino-acid sequence MTKIGYARTSTVEQNLDSQIIALKAANCEIIRTEQKSGNNLADRKELNNILDFIHKDEYLVVTRIDRLARSLKDLQIIVDLLKAKGAHLIAIEQPVNTSTATGKAFFDMLGIFAEFETNLRRERQADGIAAAKIKGIYKGRPPSICQDKIKQHLLEGKRPTQIAKELEISRGTIYKIKQLITLEPSTIATNLDS is encoded by the coding sequence ATGACTAAAATCGGCTACGCACGCACATCAACCGTGGAACAAAATCTAGATTCTCAAATTATTGCACTCAAAGCTGCAAATTGTGAAATTATCCGAACCGAACAAAAAAGCGGAAATAATTTAGCGGATCGAAAAGAGCTAAATAATATATTGGATTTTATTCATAAAGATGAATACTTAGTAGTAACACGTATAGATCGTCTTGCACGCTCGTTAAAAGATTTACAAATTATAGTTGACCTGCTCAAAGCAAAAGGTGCTCATTTAATCGCGATAGAACAACCCGTAAATACCTCAACTGCAACCGGTAAAGCATTCTTCGATATGCTTGGAATATTTGCCGAGTTTGAAACTAACTTGCGCCGTGAGCGTCAAGCTGACGGAATTGCTGCCGCTAAGATCAAGGGTATTTATAAAGGTAGACCTCCTTCTATTTGTCAAGACAAGATTAAACAACATTTACTGGAAGGTAAGCGCCCTACTCAAATCGCCAAAGAGCTAGAAATATCCAGAGGGACGATTTATAAGATTAAACAACTAATAACCTTAGAACCTTCTACAATAGCTACTAATTTAGATAGTTAA
- a CDS encoding type II toxin-antitoxin system RelE/ParE family toxin produces the protein MIKLIWVESAVDGLVRLKEFIDINNPAAAKRAGLAIKAAIEELAEFPLLGKPVKDLLGYRDLFIKFGVSGYILRYKVSEEALYVLHIRHAREVDFAKISD, from the coding sequence ATGATTAAATTGATTTGGGTGGAGTCTGCGGTTGATGGTTTGGTACGTCTTAAAGAATTTATAGACATAAATAATCCTGCTGCTGCAAAACGTGCAGGTTTGGCAATAAAAGCTGCAATTGAAGAACTCGCTGAATTTCCTTTGCTAGGGAAGCCGGTAAAGGATTTATTAGGATATCGAGATTTGTTTATTAAATTCGGAGTTAGCGGTTACATACTAAGATATAAAGTGAGTGAGGAGGCGTTATATGTACTTCATATACGTCATGCTCGAGAAGTAGATTTTGCTAAAATTAGCGATTAA
- a CDS encoding PH domain-containing protein codes for MKMKESTQYLYENDAQVNSKEVKPVFLVRGYLLYTACFYIAFLLFRLGSERFSSMFISDLLIFSIIAFIIIIPIRFFQHAYTRFFIEDHKISYENSFINYSKKDIKYENIKEVMIKRNFLKRLFGIGDIQLITNIALNNAGIKLLNIKDPMEVYKLIQEKIAQHQK; via the coding sequence ATGAAAATGAAAGAATCGACTCAATATTTGTATGAAAATGATGCTCAAGTTAATTCTAAAGAAGTTAAACCCGTATTTTTAGTGCGGGGCTATCTTTTATATACCGCTTGCTTTTATATAGCATTTCTTCTCTTTCGTTTAGGCTCAGAACGATTTTCAAGTATGTTTATTTCTGATCTCCTTATATTTAGCATAATCGCTTTTATAATAATTATTCCAATTAGATTTTTTCAGCATGCTTACACACGATTCTTTATTGAAGATCATAAAATTTCTTATGAAAACAGTTTTATAAATTATTCTAAGAAAGACATAAAATATGAAAATATTAAAGAAGTAATGATAAAACGTAATTTTTTAAAGCGCTTGTTTGGCATCGGAGATATACAGTTAATTACCAATATTGCTCTTAATAATGCAGGTATAAAGCTTTTAAATATAAAGGATCCGATGGAAGTTTATAAGCTAATCCAAGAAAAAATTGCCCAACATCAGAAATAA
- a CDS encoding PD-(D/E)XK nuclease family transposase yields MTKLANPRNDVAFKKIFSEDNIEGIKDFAESIISNAVEFPFSSKLISIKFLHKDQMPSLLKGKKSLCDLKVKDDKNNIYIIEMQKRNEEDYLQRIQYYASHAITDQLEQGTAHRIKPCYNYLDNG; encoded by the coding sequence ATGACTAAACTCGCAAATCCACGGAACGATGTAGCCTTTAAAAAGATCTTCAGTGAAGATAATATAGAAGGTATAAAAGATTTTGCCGAATCTATAATAAGTAATGCCGTAGAGTTTCCGTTCTCTAGTAAGCTAATCTCTATAAAGTTCCTTCATAAAGATCAAATGCCTAGTCTCCTAAAAGGGAAAAAGAGCTTATGCGACTTAAAGGTTAAGGATGATAAGAACAACATATATATAATAGAGATGCAGAAGCGTAATGAAGAAGATTATTTACAGAGAATCCAATATTATGCTTCCCACGCTATTACCGATCAATTAGAACAAGGCACGGCACACAGAATTAAACCCTGTTATAACTATCTCGATAATGGGTAG